One region of Pseudomonas sp. ABC1 genomic DNA includes:
- a CDS encoding xylulose 5-phosphate 3-epimerase, whose protein sequence is MSQLLPSLAELDQHASAQVEFATWRAGYGPFEHAPETQAAAYRLAHQLVQAGLQPDVAAVYRSLQAIDRLASAGLWLVAHMTYARRLKLDGAPLEADDFKVNPEGHTGGALNMVPAYAGYLGLNALTGKTRGWLMGQGHCVAAIDALNVLLGNLHPEQAEAYGNGEQGLNRLLSDFYGYRQASDGSPLDPLGSHVNAHTAGGIIEGGYLGFAELQYAHVPLPGETLVAFLSDGAAEEQRGSDWIPRWWRAEDCGAALPVMIANGRRIEQRTQLGTLEGLEGFRQHLSQCGFDPITFDGRDPAAFVCTLWEMEHRLARRVEERERGILNYPLPIPYGIAETVKGFGFYGAGSNAAHNLPLPGNPHSDAAARALFNEHAARLFVPQDVLAHALELIEGSREGRPLERDNAMAVRRPHSPHLPDLHYRADACSPMSAVDRFFVDLTQANPDLRARVGNPDELASNRLGGVLKALKHRVTDPESDLEAVDGRIITALNEEAVVSACLANQGGLNLVASYEAFCVKMLGAVRQSIIFSRQQKEAGRPAGWLGWPLIATSHTWENGKNQQSHQDTTFCEALLGEMSDTVRVLFPADHNSTLALLPSIYSARGELACMVIPKRERPAFFSREQSEQLARDGAILVSEHDGEEPVLLIANGSYQLSEMLRAAKRLEEAECAYRLVYLQEPGRFRAPRDRWEDAALAGNALVSRLFPERMETRILLTHMRPEVARGHLWTILPDARKSSVLGYRNRGGTLDETAMQFANRACWANVLAACARLRNVPRTALLTPEEAAAVAGKGDPAVLR, encoded by the coding sequence ATGAGTCAGCTACTGCCCAGCCTTGCCGAGCTGGACCAACATGCCAGCGCACAGGTGGAGTTCGCCACCTGGCGCGCCGGTTATGGTCCGTTCGAGCATGCACCGGAAACCCAGGCGGCGGCCTACCGCCTGGCGCACCAACTGGTGCAGGCCGGGCTGCAACCGGATGTCGCGGCCGTCTACCGCAGCCTGCAGGCCATCGACCGCCTGGCCAGCGCCGGGCTCTGGCTGGTGGCGCACATGACCTACGCACGGCGCCTGAAACTGGACGGCGCGCCGCTGGAGGCCGACGACTTCAAGGTCAATCCCGAAGGGCACACCGGTGGTGCCCTGAACATGGTGCCGGCCTACGCCGGTTACCTGGGGTTGAATGCGCTGACCGGCAAGACCCGTGGCTGGCTGATGGGCCAGGGCCATTGCGTGGCGGCCATCGACGCCCTCAACGTGCTGTTGGGCAACCTGCACCCCGAACAGGCCGAAGCCTATGGCAATGGCGAGCAGGGCCTGAACCGTCTGCTGAGCGATTTCTACGGCTATCGCCAGGCCAGCGACGGCAGCCCCCTCGACCCGCTGGGCAGCCACGTCAATGCGCATACCGCCGGCGGCATCATCGAGGGTGGCTACCTGGGCTTCGCGGAACTGCAATACGCGCACGTGCCGCTGCCCGGTGAAACACTGGTGGCCTTCCTCTCGGACGGCGCCGCCGAAGAGCAGCGCGGCAGCGACTGGATTCCACGCTGGTGGCGCGCCGAAGACTGCGGCGCTGCACTGCCGGTGATGATCGCCAATGGCCGGCGCATCGAGCAGCGTACCCAGCTCGGGACACTGGAAGGCCTCGAAGGCTTCCGCCAGCATTTGTCGCAATGCGGTTTCGACCCCATCACCTTCGACGGGCGCGACCCGGCGGCATTCGTCTGCACCCTCTGGGAGATGGAGCACCGGCTGGCGCGGCGGGTCGAGGAGCGCGAGCGGGGCATCCTGAATTACCCGCTGCCGATTCCCTATGGTATCGCCGAGACGGTCAAGGGCTTCGGTTTCTATGGCGCGGGCAGCAATGCAGCGCACAACCTGCCGCTACCGGGCAACCCGCACAGCGATGCGGCTGCACGCGCGCTGTTCAATGAACATGCTGCCCGTCTGTTCGTCCCGCAGGACGTGCTGGCCCATGCCCTCGAACTGATCGAGGGCAGTCGCGAGGGGCGTCCGCTGGAGCGTGACAACGCCATGGCAGTGCGCCGACCGCATTCTCCGCACCTTCCCGACCTGCACTACCGCGCCGACGCCTGCTCGCCTATGTCCGCGGTGGACCGCTTCTTCGTCGACCTGACCCAGGCCAACCCCGACCTGCGCGCACGCGTGGGCAACCCGGATGAACTGGCCAGCAACCGCCTGGGCGGTGTGCTCAAGGCGCTCAAGCACCGTGTCACCGACCCCGAGAGCGATCTGGAGGCCGTGGATGGGCGCATCATCACCGCGCTGAACGAAGAGGCCGTGGTCTCGGCCTGCCTGGCCAACCAGGGTGGTCTGAACCTGGTCGCCAGCTATGAAGCCTTTTGCGTGAAGATGCTCGGTGCAGTGCGCCAGAGCATCATCTTCTCCCGTCAGCAGAAAGAAGCGGGTCGCCCCGCAGGCTGGCTCGGCTGGCCGTTGATCGCCACCTCCCATACCTGGGAGAACGGCAAGAACCAGCAGTCGCACCAGGACACCACTTTCTGCGAGGCCTTGCTGGGGGAGATGAGCGACACCGTGCGCGTGTTGTTCCCGGCGGACCACAACAGCACCCTGGCGCTGCTGCCCTCCATCTACAGTGCCCGCGGCGAGCTGGCCTGCATGGTCATCCCCAAGCGCGAGCGCCCGGCATTCTTCAGCCGTGAGCAGTCCGAGCAACTGGCGCGCGATGGCGCGATCCTGGTCAGCGAGCATGACGGCGAGGAGCCGGTGTTGCTGATCGCCAACGGCAGCTACCAGTTGAGCGAGATGTTGCGTGCGGCGAAGCGCCTGGAAGAGGCCGAGTGCGCCTATCGACTGGTCTATCTGCAGGAGCCGGGACGTTTCCGTGCACCGCGTGACCGTTGGGAGGACGCGGCACTGGCGGGCAATGCGCTGGTTTCGCGACTGTTCCCCGAGCGCATGGAGACGCGCATCCTGCTGACGCACATGCGTCCGGAAGTGGCGCGTGGGCACCTGTGGACCATCCTGCCGGATGCGCGCAAGTCGTCGGTGCTGGGTTATCGCAACCGTGGCGGTACGCTCGACGAAACCGCCATGCAGTTCGCCAACCGTGCGTGCTGGGCCAATGTCCTGGCGGCCTGTGCGCGTCTGCGCAACGTGCCACGCACCGCGCTGCTGACGCCGGAAGAAGCCGCCGCCGTGGCGGGCAAGGGTGACCCGGCGGTGCTCAGGTAG
- a CDS encoding PA3611 family quorum-sensing-regulated virulence factor: protein MYRLATLLALTLAIPAVHAASLKEQKLDELLTKVARESSVGTPRAINADILDQGYSVDKHELVNHLSVQPSHAAQMRSNPDDVRKQLGASVCNNAGLRELLSQGAVLRFEFSEYKTEKRIATERYNAKDCGI, encoded by the coding sequence ATGTACCGTCTTGCCACCTTGCTCGCCCTCACCCTCGCCATTCCAGCCGTGCATGCGGCATCCCTGAAGGAGCAGAAACTGGACGAGCTACTTACCAAGGTCGCACGCGAAAGCAGCGTCGGCACGCCTCGCGCCATCAATGCCGACATCCTCGACCAGGGCTACAGCGTGGACAAACACGAACTGGTCAACCACCTCAGCGTACAGCCCAGCCATGCCGCGCAGATGCGCAGCAACCCGGACGACGTGCGCAAGCAGCTCGGCGCCAGCGTCTGCAACAACGCGGGCCTGCGCGAACTGCTGTCACAAGGCGCGGTGCTGCGTTTCGAATTCAGCGAATACAAGACCGAGAAGCGCATCGCCACCGAGCGCTACAACGCCAAGGATTGCGGGATCTAA